The Lycium barbarum isolate Lr01 chromosome 10, ASM1917538v2, whole genome shotgun sequence genome includes a region encoding these proteins:
- the LOC132612839 gene encoding uncharacterized protein LOC132612839 yields MKRTKVSITREKRIRSYDLDGPISFNDEDIEDIVQPHNAALVISVLVNKVRIKLLLIDPGSSANIIRWRVIEQLGLLDQIVLAVQVLNGFNMACKTMKGEITLPINTAGTTPQTKFYVIEGDMGYNALFERPWIHNMRAVPSTLYQALKFLTPEGIKTVHGE; encoded by the coding sequence ATGAAGCGCACCAAAGTTTCCATAACAAGAGAAAAGCGTATCCGAAGTTATGACCTCGATGGTCCCATCTCGTTCAATGACGAGGATATAGAAGACATCGTTCAGCCCCACAACGCTGCACTGGTAATATCTGTCCTTGTTAATAAAGTTAGAATTAAACTTTtgctgattgatccaggtagctcggctaatatcatccgatggagagtcatcGAGCAGCTGGGACTACTAGACCAGATCGTGCTAGCAGTCCAAGTCCTCAACGGATTCAACATGGCCTGTAAAACGATGAAGGGTGAGATCACCTTACCAATCAACACAGCTGGAACCACGCCGCAGACAaaattttatgtgatagaggGAGACATGGGATACAATGCATTATTTGAAAGACCATGGATTCACAACATGAGAGCAGTGCCTTCAACTCTGTACCAAGCGCTAAAGTTCCTGACCCCAGAAGGGATCAAAACAGTTCATGGTGAGTAG